A single Candidatus Binatia bacterium DNA region contains:
- a CDS encoding adenine phosphoribosyltransferase, with translation MEPNVEELRRAIRDIPDFPKPGIVFKDITPLLGNGRLFSRTIDILADRYQGKSVDTVLGIESRGFIVGAALAYRLGAGFCIVRKPGKLPYHTHRASYQLEYGADTLEIHRDAIKPGGRVVIADDLIA, from the coding sequence ATGGAACCGAACGTAGAAGAGCTGCGGCGCGCGATACGCGATATCCCCGACTTCCCCAAGCCCGGAATCGTTTTTAAAGACATCACTCCGCTGCTGGGCAATGGACGGCTTTTCAGCCGCACGATCGACATTCTGGCCGATCGATATCAAGGCAAGTCGGTGGACACGGTGTTGGGCATCGAATCGCGCGGCTTCATCGTCGGCGCCGCGCTCGCCTACAGGCTCGGCGCCGGCTTTTGCATCGTGCGCAAGCCGGGGAAGTTGCCTTACCATACGCACCGCGCGAGCTATCAGCTCGAATACGGCGCCGACACGCTGGAGATTCACCGCGACGCCATCAAGCCCGGCGGCCGGGTGGTGATCGCCGACGACCTGATCGC